The following nucleotide sequence is from Trifolium pratense cultivar HEN17-A07 linkage group LG2, ARS_RC_1.1, whole genome shotgun sequence.
CAGTATGAAAATTCATATCCGGCGCAAACAACCACAACTTAGGGAGTTAAAATAACCACCTCATCCAAGGACATGTTCTTATCAATGCATATAGTTACTGAACCTTTTGCTGTCATATTTTGAACCAAAATCGAGTGAAAGGGATGAACTGCAGCCAGTCCCTGTTTATATCTTGAAGTACTTGTAACCATACTCAGGGTTTGTCATCCCCTCTTCCCAATCACCCATGCACCGACCACCAAAAACAATTTGTTGGATACCAAGATATCTGCTATTTAGAGAAAGGTCAACCATAACTGTTTCTTTcaataacaaacaaaataaaagtgttCCTGGATATATAGTTCCATAGCTAGTTCTATGGTGCAAAAGTGGGATGAGTtttgcaccatgcacaagtttGTTTCCACCATTGGATCAAAAAGTCTCACCATTGGATCAAGTGAGATATTATGAGACTTATTAGTCTAATAGTGACAACAACaaacttgtgcatggtgcaacACTATTTTACTTGTGTACCGCAAAGTTGTAAACTTAGCCCAGTTCCGTATAATCTTTATGACTCTGTCTAATATGAACAAGTAAATTACTTTTGCACCATCTACAAGTTTCTTTTCTACCATTAGATCAATAAGTCTTATaatttcttatttaatttaaatgtgAGATTTATTGATCCAATGGTGAAAACATATTCCTGTGCATTATTGATCAATAGACTTGTCTCACATGTGCATTATAGACTTGGCCaatctttatattattattactacatGTAGTTTGATAACTCAAACTTACTCTGAGCTTAAACCAGTTAGGCAGTTGAGAAGCACATCAATGGCAAAATAATCAGCCGTACCCAAGTCCACCCTGCAAGTTGCAAGTACGATATGTCTAAAGTTTAAATATATTGAACCAACAGGAATTTTGATTAAACcatatatttcatatttatatactatttgtatcaaacaaatttttttttttgaagaagctaaattagtccacccaaattggcactagagagaatcgaacctcagtgTATCAAACAAATTCTACACTACTGTGCATTCATATTCTACTATTGATTGTTTGTATGTTAAATTATTAAGTCTCTACTACTTTTAATTAGAATTCTGAAAAGTTCCcctgagcttagctcagttggtagggacatcgcactatatgtgcagagCCCGGGTTCaaacccgggacactccacttattcacctttaaggtgaattttctagccactaggctacttaccaaaaaaaaaaagaattctgAAACGTTTTAAATACTAGAAATTGTATAATAAAGGAAACTTCCCTCCTTTTCAGTACCTATTTAGCTGGTGACGACAACCACCAAAGCCTTTTTTCCACTAGGTGGAGATTATATGGATCAAATAACCCATAATGTCTTGTTGTCAATCAAGTCTCATGATATCCATTATAAAGCTAAATATTTGTTATCGATTCCTAACAGTGTTTCAACTAGTTTTCTCCACAttgtagcaacaaaaaaaaactagtttctCCACACACTAAACAAGACAAGACAAAACTATAGCATACAAAACTATAGCATACGTTCTATTTTGGGAGCTACCTGATTTTTTCTCTAGTAATTTCTTGCTAAACATATCCAAGAGACAATGTCACAATCACAATGCATATTTTTATGGAATGGTATAGTcataattgaaaaatgaaaagtcAATAAAAGAGATAAAGAGGAAAGTAAAAGGATTGGGAATGATTGCTTTAAAGAGAAAGTTGGTAAGAGGGGCAGATGAAATGGAGAATAGTCCAATAGTTAGAGGAAGAGTGAGAGCACAAAAAAGTATAGGGTAAACTATTAAGAAGGTGTTTGGTTTAAATAGTTTGTGAATAGACATGATTTATGATACAATTAGATCtgtctatctatctatctatgttGTGAATTCCTGGGAAAGTGAAAAGGCAGTTAATAATTGAATCTGCAGGGAAGGAAGAGAGTATAGGATGATATACCAGACACGTCCCCAATTATCCTGGAACTCGACGTCACTAATATCATGGAAAGATGAGGGCATGATTTTGAAAGGCTTGTCTGAATCATAGAGAGGATCATAGTCCATTGATGATGAACTTGATATCTGTGATGAATTAAAGAAACTTGAATGATTTATTAAAAAGGAATGAAATAATAGTTGATTGAGAATGGAAGAAGTAGGTACCTgcaaatttgaagaattgaaggCACCAAGTCGACCCATGACATACCATGCTTGAATGACCTGTGGAGATGAATGAATGagctaactaactaactaactaactaacagtAGTAAGAATTTAAAGAAAAGACATACACTGCCAATTAGATAAACGTCGCGATCAGATGGTGATCCATAGAATTCAAACCAGATATATGAATCAAGTGGATTGAAGCTGCAAGGAAGGAAGAGGAGTGAGTGAGTGGCAATCTCTCTGAATCAGAAATTGATAGAATATGTAATACAATAACAATACATACTCTCTAAATGTGACTTTGGAGGCAACAACAGAGCCAGTTTTGGACCTGCGAAAATCTTTACCCTTTTTACGAATTCTTTCTTCTACCTGAAACGAAGGAAGGAATCAAATGAGAATTGAAGAAAATACTAATTAGTAACTGATTGAGTTAATGACTGACCCGCTCCTTCATGAGTTGAGGGTTGCCGATACTATCTCCAAGGACAGCGCGTAGCTCAGTATCTTCTTTGCAAGCATTTTCAAGGAttctattattcattcattcatttacaaTTAGAATTAACAAAGAAAGCATttcaaatgaatgaatgaatgaataataaCAAAGCTAGCTAGCTAGTAGTTCTTACTTTGCCCATTGAGGGTAGTTATGAAGACGTTCGTATTCACGTTGCTGTTTGTCTTGCCGGATTCTAAGCAATCTCCTACCTCTCGCCGTGGTTCCCGAACCTTTAATCGACTCCGACTCAAATGATTTATCAATTTCATTATCGTAATTGGATTTAGAGGAGACACAAACAAACACACTACTATTAGGAAGacgcttcttcttcttcttcattgttGAGACAGAAAGCGAGGATGATGAATAATTCCACTGTAATAATAActgtgatgatgatgagggGCAGCAGTTGTAGTACCAACACCCACACGCCATGCTCATCCCTTCCCAATTTCTATTCTACAACTTCCTTCCTCCTCTCTTTTGgatagataataataatattctttttttaataaagtcaagctgggtatgtgtgtttttctgtttcttatatttaaaatgcATTAAATTTACCTTGGAATTacacaatcattttaaaaaagtaaaataattaatgaggGCATTTTGGAATAATAATattaaggcttaaatgcagttttgaccactcaagtttcacaattgcttaaTTTTGGCTcctcacatttcaattgcttgattttaaccctctaagtttcacaattgcttgattttagcccttcaagtttcaattgctcgattttggccccccaagtttacccctttttgcatttgctatccccccgttgacttttttgactataaattgcttatgtgatattttaaaaaaattaaaaatatgttttaattaaaaaataataatatttgcttttataaaaatgtattaaaaattgtttttttaataaaaagtttaataattattttttatttaaaaaaaagtttacaaagtttttaaaaaataattcataaaatgttttttttttacttttttatataacaaaattattttacaaactacatataataaaaaaaaattataatttagtttttaaaaaacaatttgtaatttatttatttatttttaaatacttatttaattttaaaatgtcacataaccaatttttaatcaaaatattcaacggggggctaacaaatgcaaaagggggtaaacttggggggccaaaatcgagcaattgaaacttggagggctaaaatcaagcaattgtgaaacttagggggttaaaatcaagcaattaaaatgtggggggccaaaatcaagcaattgtgaaacttgggggtcaaaactgcatttaagcctaatattAAATAGAGTTGAATTTAgttactttttgcttatatttacaTAAGTGGGTACTTATTTTTCTGagttaatagtttttttattagaaaaaataaataaataaataaaaataataaggttaaGATTGGAATAAGaggtaaaaaactataagctacaaggtcaaacgctacttgaaataacatctgaAAATGCTATAAGCTACTAAGAaaaacttgttaccaaacacctctaattttatTAAGGTACTATAATAAGCTATATGTTATAGCTTATGAAACGATAACCGTTTGGAGAATTAAGATGTCCAatatgaaatcacaaaaaaaaaatatggatattTATATGGTATAAGGTTTGAATCAAACTATTGGagtatttattataataagcACCGTAAACATAGagattatattataatttagacaaaaaaataatttaaaatgtgttttaatctcaagtattttttttttatggaaaaaggaAATCGCAAATATTAATGAAGAATAACCGATGGATCTTCTTTACAATTTTACATAGTCTCCGTTGGATAAGTCAGATTTTGagcttattttttttggaaagcaAAATTTGTTAATAAAGTAGTGAATTGAGCACAAGATGTGCAAAAACACTACACAGACAAGAGACGGATACAAATAGGACAACCAGTTCAGATGCAATTATTCTCCCAAACTACAAGAGACTACACCAACAATCTAATAAAGCTTCTAAGATGAACTACCTATGGGCACACATCAGAAAGTAAACTAAAATACAAGCTTCAACTATGACTGTCAATCTATTCCTCTAAAGCCACTGCAATCCGATACAGGATATAGAGCACAGTTACAGTGGCTGCAGAATGCGTGCAGGTAACATGAAAACAGCACCTGAGAAGTGCGCCCGTTATTAAACAACCGAAAGAAATCCATCCAATTTGCTCCACTAAGCAAGAGGTTCGTATAACAGCAAATGCAACGAGAAAAACGAACGAGCCTTGGGATCCCGCGTCACACCACTAGATGACTCTTGGACTTTAGAAACAAAACCGCTTCAAATCCAAGACAAAAGGATCGTGACATTATGAGATACTACCAAGACAACTCGATTAAGAAGGACATTTGCATGTTACAGACCCTCGGAAAACAGTCCTGAAGCCTGCAATGCGTCCTGCACAAAAACCAGACAACCAAGCAGCATAAACAATTACAAGGAAGAGTACAATCAATTCTATCACAGGAATCAAACTTGAAGCCTTCTTATATTAATTCCTATACAAGCGAGTGGATTCAGCCACCACATGCTTAAGTCGTAGTTGAATCCTTTGGAGCGAGCTCTAAGGATTCTCCAAGACAGGATTTTAGATTCTTACAATAATTTCTCCCATTTTAGATTTTgagcttataatttataagttcatCTAATGAAAAAGACATGTTTGGTAAacgtttttttaaaaagagcttatagtttattttactagcttgtaacttatttttcaaacgctatttcaagtagtttatgagcttatagctcattatttttttcttccaattctACTCTTGTcatcttgaaaaaaataaaatattaattaaacttttttttatgtcatttcatacttataagctagttcaaccgctaattttaccgaacactacaaattcaatcaattagTTTTtccgctataagctagcttataagctattcGCTAATCGCTATAAACTCATCCGCTATAAGTTATCTTATCaactatccgctattttttatcaaactgaGCCATAGTTTCACCATTCCTAAATTTCAACATATGATGTGGTAATGCCGAGTTAATAGACTTGTCGAATACCATTGTGGAAGACATCCACAAAGCACAAACCTATCTTATTTTAAATGCAAGAAATGCAGATTATTTTAGTGAGAATCACATCTAGAAGTACTCTGCAATATTACAGTAAATACCGAAACCTagttcatcaacaacaaaaaataccaAAACCTGCTAATAGTTATCCTCCATTATATGATGGACAAACAGCAAAATTAATAGATAAGCTGAAACATAACACAACCCTTCTTGCATCACTTGACTATGCAGATCTTTATAACAGAAGCAGCTCCAATACGATGAAGAGCAACAACTGCATCACCAGGTTTACAAAGCCCCTTCTGTGTTGCTGACTTAAGAGAAGCCTCCAGAATAGCATCTGTAGATTCTGCGTCAGTAGCTCTGGCAGATCCTTCGGCCAATATAGGAATCAAGCCTCTGTATATTAAGCTGTGCCTTGCTGGTGCTTCATCACTGCAGGTCCAATCAAACGAGTCCGTGGTCAAAACCGGAACCACCACAGACAAGATTGGAACAGCTGGCCTGTACTTGGCAACTAACTTTGCTGTACTCCCACCTCGTGTCAGCACAACAATGAGTTTCGCTCTGGCCTTGTTGGCTGTGCGTACAGCCGATGATGCGAGGCTTTCCAATGGACTCATGGGCAATGGAGTAGACCTTATCATCTCTTTGAAGATAGCACCATAGTCAAGGGAAGATTCTGCTTCAATACAAATGCGAGCCATAATTTTCACAGCAAGTTCAGGGTAAGCTCCAGCTGCACTTTCACCACTAAGCATGACGCAATCCGTTCCATCAAGAACTGCATTGGCTACATCAGTTGCTTCAGCTCGGGTTGGCCTGGGAGACTTGATCATGGATTCAAGCATCTGGGTAGCAGTCACCACAGGCTTGCCAACAAGATTACACTTATATATCATCATTTTCTGTGCCAGAAATATCTTCTCAACTGGGATCTCCATTCCAAGATCACCACGTGCCACCATGAATGCATCAGTCTCACGCAGGATCTCATCAAAGTTCATGACTCCCTCCTGATTCTCAACCTTGAAATGAAATTCGACAAAATAAGTCATTTCTTTCCAGATCATCTTAGATACCATAGcacaaacaaatgaaaaatggcaatcatatttatattataaataaataaatgttgcaGAAGAAtgcaataataaaaatgaatgaatgaatacctTTGACATGAGCTGAATATGCTTTGCATGTGGCCCCAAAACCTTGCGAACATTAACAAGATCTGAGCCCTTACGAACAAATGAAAGAGCAATCATATCAATATTATTAGGGACACCCCATTGAAGAATATCTTCCTTATCCTTGTCA
It contains:
- the LOC123906681 gene encoding uncharacterized protein LOC123906681, with product MSMACGCWYYNCCPSSSSQLLLQWNYSSSSLSVSTMKKKKKRLPNSSVFVCVSSKSNYDNEIDKSFESESIKGSGTTARGRRLLRIRQDKQQREYERLHNYPQWAKILENACKEDTELRAVLGDSIGNPQLMKERVEERIRKKGKDFRRSKTGSVVASKVTFRDFNPLDSYIWFEFYGSPSDRDVYLIGSVIQAWYVMGRLGAFNSSNLQISSSSSMDYDPLYDSDKPFKIMPSSFHDISDVEFQDNWGRVWVDLGTADYFAIDVLLNCLTGLSSEYLGIQQIVFGGRCMGDWEEGMTNPEYGYKYFKI
- the LOC123906682 gene encoding pyruvate kinase, cytosolic isozyme; protein product: MSNIDIEGILNQLPNDGRIPKTKIVCTLGPASRSVQMIEKLLKAGMNVARFNFSHGTHQYHQETLNNLKSAMHSTGILCAVMLDTKGPEIRTGFLKDGKPIQLKEGQEITITTDYEIKGDQETISMSYKKLPVHLKPGNTILCSDGTITLTVLSCDQQAATVRCRCDNTAMLGERKNVNLPGVVVDLPTLTDKDKEDILQWGVPNNIDMIALSFVRKGSDLVNVRKVLGPHAKHIQLMSKVENQEGVMNFDEILRETDAFMVARGDLGMEIPVEKIFLAQKMMIYKCNLVGKPVVTATQMLESMIKSPRPTRAEATDVANAVLDGTDCVMLSGESAAGAYPELAVKIMARICIEAESSLDYGAIFKEMIRSTPLPMSPLESLASSAVRTANKARAKLIVVLTRGGSTAKLVAKYRPAVPILSVVVPVLTTDSFDWTCSDEAPARHSLIYRGLIPILAEGSARATDAESTDAILEASLKSATQKGLCKPGDAVVALHRIGAASVIKICIVK